GACCGTCGAGCCGATCATGGGCGTCAAGTTCTGGGATCCCGCGGTGACGATCGAACCCGAGCAGGTGACGCTGCGCTTCGTGAGCGGCCGGCCGGTCGCGATCAACGACGTGGCGTACGACGACCCGGTCGAGCTGGTCAGGCAGGCCAACGCCGTCGGCGGCCGGCACGGACTGGGAATGTCCGACCAGATCGAGAACCGGATCATCGAGGCGAAGTCACGCGGCATCTATGAAGCACCCGGCATGGCGTTGCTGTGGATCGGGTACGAGCGGCTGCTCAACGCGATCCACAACGAGGACACCATCGCGAACTACCACGTCGAGGGACGGCGGCTGGGGCGGCTGCTGTACGAGGGCCGCTGGCTGGACCCGCAGTCGCTGATGCTGCGCGAGTCGATCCAGCGGTGGGTCGCCTCCCTCGTCACCGGCGAGGTGACCGTCCGGCTGCGTCGCGGCGAGGACTACTCGGTCCTGGACACGCGCGGCCCGGCGTTCTCCTACCATCCGGACAAGCTGTCCATGGAGCGCACCGAGAACGCCGCGTTCGGCCCGGTCGACCGGATCGGCCAACTGACCATGCGCAACCTCGACATCGCCGACTCACGAGCCAAGCTCGAGCAGTACGCCGCGCAGGCGGGCACGCAGCTCGAACGCACTTACCTGTTCGGCGAGTTGGAGCCCGGCGTGCTCGCCGAGGGCGGAGCCGACCAGATCGCCGCGAACCCGGCTGCCGAGGGCGACCACGGGTCCGACGACACCGCCCTGGACAGCGCGGCGATGGAGCTCGGCGTTGACTGACGAACGGGTGAGCCTGTGGGGTGGGCGCTTCGCCGGCGGTCCGGCCGATGCGCTCGCCGCTCTGTCGCTGTCCACCCATTTCGACTGGCGGCTGGCCCGCTACGACCTCGCGGGCTCCCGGGCACACGCCCGGGTGCTGCACGGTGCCGGCCTGCTCACCGACGCCGAACTCACCGAGATGCTCGCCGGCCTGGCCGCGCTCGACGCCGACGTCGCGTCCGGGCAGTTCGGACCGGATCCGGCGGACGAGGATGTGCACACGGCCCTCGAGCGCGGGCTGCTGCTGCAGGTCGGTGCCGAACTCGGTGGCCGGCTGCGCGCCGGCCGATCGCGCAACGACCAGATAGCGACGCTCATCCGCATGTACCTGCGCGACGAGGCGCGTTCGCTCGCGGCCGGGACCCTGACGGTCATCGCAGCCCTGGCCGAGCAGGCGCGGCGGCACCACGGCGTGGCCATGCCCGGTCGGACGCACCTGCAGCACGCCCAGCCGGTGCTGCTGTCGCACCACCTGCTCGCGCACTGCTGGGCCCTGCTGCGCGACGTGGACCGCTTCCGCGACTGGGACGGGCGCGCCGCGCGCAGCCCGTATGGGGCCGGGGCGCTCGCCGGCTCCTCGCTCGGGCTCGACCCGCAGGCCGTGGCTGCCGAGCTCGGGTTCGACGGCGCCTGCGAGAACTCGATCGACGCGACGGCATCGCGGGACGTGGTCGCCGAGTTCGCGTTCGTGACCGCGATGCTCGCGGTCGACCTGTCGCGCATCGCCGAGGAGGTCATCCTCTGGTCGACCAAGGAGTTCTCCTTCGTCAGCCTGGACGACGCGTACTCGACCGGCTCGTCCATCATGCCGCAGAAGAAGAACCCGGACGTCGCCGAACTGGCGCGCGGCAAGGCCGGGCGGTTGATCGGGGACCTCGCCGGGTTGCTCGCGACGCTCAAGGGCCTGCCGCTCGCGTACAACCGGGACCTGCAGGAGGACAAGGAACCGGTCTTCGACGCGATCGACAACCTGCACCTACTGCTTCCCGCGATGGCCGGCATGATGCGCACGTTGACCTTCCACACCGAGCGACTCGAGCAGCTCGCTCCGCAGGGGTTCTCACTGGCGACCGACATCGCCGAGTGGCTGGTGCGCCGCCGCGTGCCGTTCCGCATCGCACACGAGGTCGCCGGCGAGTGCGTGCGCGTGTGCGAGGACAGGGGCATCGAGCTCGACCAACTCGGCGATGCCGACTTCGCTGCGATCTCCCCGCGCCTGACGCCCGGGGTGCGCGCCGTGCTGACGGTCGGCGGCTCGCTGGCCTCGCGAAGTTCGTACGGCGGCACGGCGCCCGACCGGGTGGCCGAGCAGGCGGGCCTGGTCCACGAGGCGATCGAGCGGGCCCGCAGTTGGACCGCCGCGGCTTCGGCCGGGGTCGCTCCTGCCGGTGCTGCTCAGCAGCCGCGGGGCTGACGGTGCCGGTTTCCCGGGACCGGCTGGGCCGCCCGGCGGTGCAGCTGGCGCCCCGGCTGCTCGGTGCTGTGCTGGTCTCCACGCTCGGCCAGGCCACTGTCGCGCTGCGGCTCACCGAGGTGGAGGCGTACCAGGGGCTCGACGATCCGGCCTCGCATGCCTACCGCGGACGCACGCTGCGCACCGCGGTGATGTTCGGACCGCCTGGTCACCTGTACTGCTACTTCAGCTACGGCATGCACTGGTGCGCGAACATCGTCTGCGACGTGGACGGCCGCGCCTCGGCGGTACTGCTGCGCGCCGGCGAGGTGATCGACGGTATCGAGACGGCGTTCTCGCGCCGCCCGGCGGCTCGCAGCGAACGCGACCTGGCACGCGGCCCCGCCCGGCTTGCCGGTTGCCTCGGCCTCAACGGCACCGCCAACGGGTCGGACCTGTGTGCTGCGACCTCCGCCGTGCAGTTGCAGAGCATGCCGTCACGCCGCGCACGCGGTGTCCAGCAGGGGCCGCGGGTCGGGATCAGCGCTGCGGCCGAGCGGCCGTGGCGGTTCTGGCTGTCCGGCGAGCCGTCGGTGTCGGTCTTCAAGGCAGGTGGACGTACGCGACAGCGCACCGACCGGCAGACTTAGCCAGGTGAGCGACGAGACGAACCTTCCCGGCACACTCCCGGAACACCTGCGCGAGGCCTATGAGGTACTGGCGTCCGGGGCTGCCCAGATCCTGCCCGCGGACGGACTCGCCGAGCGGCTGCGTGCGGCCGATCGGGAGGGGCGTCCGCTGCGGGTGAAGCTCGGGATCGACCCGTCCGGAAGCGACCTCACCCTGGGGCACGCGGTCGTGCTGCGCAAGCTGCGCCAGTTCCAGGACTTCGGGCACACGGCGGTTCTCGTCGTCGGCGGCTTCACCGGCCAGGTCGGCGATCCGTCCGGCCGTACCGCGACCCGGGTGGCGCAAAGTGCCGAACAGGTCGTGGCGAACGCGACCGGCTACTTTGACCAGCTCATGCAGATCCTGGACCGCGAGCATGCCGAGGTGGTCAACAACGCCGACTGGCTGGGCACGATGGACCTGGCCGAGTTGCTCGGCTACACCAGGCAGGTCACGGTCGCCCAACTGCTCGAGCGCGACGACTTCTCCCGGCGGTTCGCCGCGAACCAGCCGATCACCCTGAGCGAGTTCTTCTATCCGCTTCTGCAGGGGATCGACTCGGTCGCGATCCACGCGGACATCGAACTCGGCGGAACCGATCAGACCTTCAACAACCTGGTGGGCCGGGAACTGCAGCGCTCGCGCGGGCAGGCGCCCCAGGCCGTCCTCACCGTGCCGCTGCTGGTGGGGACCGACGGCGTGGAGAAGATGGGCAAGTCGCTCGGGAACTTCATCGGGATCCGCGAGCCCGCCGGCGAACAGTTCGGCAAGTTGATGAGCGTGCCGGACAGCGTGGTCGGCAGGTACGCGCGACTGTGCACCGCCCTGCACCCGCGGGAGGTCGACGAACTGGAGCACCAGGTCGCGGCCGGCGGCAGCGGCGCGAATCAGGCCAAGCGGCGCATGGCTCGCGCGGTCGTCGCGCTGTATCACGGCGCAGCGGCTGCACGTGTGGCCGAGGAGCAGTTCGACGCGGTCTTCAAGCGCCATGAGGTGCCCACCGACGTGCCCACCTTCGCGTTGCCCGACGGCGACCCGATCCACCTGCCCGCGTTGATGGTGTCCGCCGCCGTTGCGGCGAGCACCAGTGCGGCGCGCCGCGACATCGACGCCGGTGCGGTCCGGATCGACGGGGAGCCGTTGTCGGCGCGCCAGTACGACCATCCGCGCAGCGCCCTCGCCGGCCGTGTCCTGGCAAACGGCAAGCGCCGGGCCGTCCGGTTGCGCGAGCCGTGATCGTGCGGCCAGGGGTGCCTCAGGTCACAAGACCGAACCCTGCGCGGCCGCCGAAGAAAGCAAGCTGCCTGGCGCGGCAAACCCCGACAAACACTGGCTTGCCGGCCGGGTGGCCCCCGATTTGACTCGCCGCCTGCGGCCTGACTAATCTTCTCCTTGTTCGACGCACGGAGCCACGACGGGCCGGCCGGGAGACCGGCAGGGCACCGAGGGAGCCGGTCGAACATCCCCCAAGCGCGACGCGCCGCGGCCCGGTCTGATCCGGCAGCCGTGTGCGGCGACCAAGCGGGAAGCCGGGCGGAGCTGGGGCGGTTTGACCCAGCGGAAACGACCGGGTAGCGTGACTCGGGTTGCCCCTGAACGGCTCGAAAGGGCCGGGACGGTGTGCGTCCGCTCCTTGAGAACTCAACAGCGTGCCGAAAGTTAGTGCCATGAAATAACTCTCGTCCACGCAACTCGGCCTTGCGC
This genomic stretch from Jatrophihabitans cynanchi harbors:
- the tyrS gene encoding tyrosine--tRNA ligase; this encodes MSDETNLPGTLPEHLREAYEVLASGAAQILPADGLAERLRAADREGRPLRVKLGIDPSGSDLTLGHAVVLRKLRQFQDFGHTAVLVVGGFTGQVGDPSGRTATRVAQSAEQVVANATGYFDQLMQILDREHAEVVNNADWLGTMDLAELLGYTRQVTVAQLLERDDFSRRFAANQPITLSEFFYPLLQGIDSVAIHADIELGGTDQTFNNLVGRELQRSRGQAPQAVLTVPLLVGTDGVEKMGKSLGNFIGIREPAGEQFGKLMSVPDSVVGRYARLCTALHPREVDELEHQVAAGGSGANQAKRRMARAVVALYHGAAAARVAEEQFDAVFKRHEVPTDVPTFALPDGDPIHLPALMVSAAVAASTSAARRDIDAGAVRIDGEPLSARQYDHPRSALAGRVLANGKRRAVRLREP
- the argG gene encoding argininosuccinate synthase is translated as MSKVLTSLPAGERVGIAFSGGLDTSVAVAWMRAKGAVPCAYTADIGQYDEADVSGVPARALQYGAVLARAVDCRRELVEEGFAALACGAFHIRSAGRAYFNTTPLGRAVTGTMLVRAMASDDVHIWGDGSTFKGNDIERFYRYGLLANPALRIYKPWLDADFVSELGGRTEMSQWLVEHELPYRDSQEKAYSTDANIWGATHEAKTLEHLDVSLETVEPIMGVKFWDPAVTIEPEQVTLRFVSGRPVAINDVAYDDPVELVRQANAVGGRHGLGMSDQIENRIIEAKSRGIYEAPGMALLWIGYERLLNAIHNEDTIANYHVEGRRLGRLLYEGRWLDPQSLMLRESIQRWVASLVTGEVTVRLRRGEDYSVLDTRGPAFSYHPDKLSMERTENAAFGPVDRIGQLTMRNLDIADSRAKLEQYAAQAGTQLERTYLFGELEPGVLAEGGADQIAANPAAEGDHGSDDTALDSAAMELGVD
- the argH gene encoding argininosuccinate lyase, which codes for MTDERVSLWGGRFAGGPADALAALSLSTHFDWRLARYDLAGSRAHARVLHGAGLLTDAELTEMLAGLAALDADVASGQFGPDPADEDVHTALERGLLLQVGAELGGRLRAGRSRNDQIATLIRMYLRDEARSLAAGTLTVIAALAEQARRHHGVAMPGRTHLQHAQPVLLSHHLLAHCWALLRDVDRFRDWDGRAARSPYGAGALAGSSLGLDPQAVAAELGFDGACENSIDATASRDVVAEFAFVTAMLAVDLSRIAEEVILWSTKEFSFVSLDDAYSTGSSIMPQKKNPDVAELARGKAGRLIGDLAGLLATLKGLPLAYNRDLQEDKEPVFDAIDNLHLLLPAMAGMMRTLTFHTERLEQLAPQGFSLATDIAEWLVRRRVPFRIAHEVAGECVRVCEDRGIELDQLGDADFAAISPRLTPGVRAVLTVGGSLASRSSYGGTAPDRVAEQAGLVHEAIERARSWTAAASAGVAPAGAAQQPRG
- a CDS encoding DNA-3-methyladenine glycosylase, translating into MPVSRDRLGRPAVQLAPRLLGAVLVSTLGQATVALRLTEVEAYQGLDDPASHAYRGRTLRTAVMFGPPGHLYCYFSYGMHWCANIVCDVDGRASAVLLRAGEVIDGIETAFSRRPAARSERDLARGPARLAGCLGLNGTANGSDLCAATSAVQLQSMPSRRARGVQQGPRVGISAAAERPWRFWLSGEPSVSVFKAGGRTRQRTDRQT